TACATTGCTTCAAGCTTATCTAAGGAGCGCAGTGCCGCCTCATTTGGCTCGGCGATTGCATCTTGCCATCGTTGTATGGTTTTGGGGTTGACGAGCAGACACAACGCCAATGTTTTTAAGTCCAGCCCCAAAGCCTCAAAGTGCTTTATTACTACCCGGGGTTTAACCCTTCCTGGCGCCGTTATATTTCGATACTTTTCTCCAGGACTCAGGCGTCTTCTCTTTCTTACCGTTTCTTTTATCTCCATCATGGCTACCTCCGCAAACATTATACTTACTATCGACCCTGCTAATACAGCATAGTATAGCCCGTGTTTCAGACATCTGTCAAGACAAATGTCTATTATGTGAACTATCCCGTGGTAGATAATTCATGAGGAAAAAACCGGGCATAGCTCCCGAAAGGCGCCGGCACAACTTCGCAAGTAGCGTTCGTTTCTCATTGGCGAAACAACCGGGCCACAGTCGAGAAATCCGGAAAAAGATCGGTTGTTTCCCGAAGGGCCAGAGTGC
This is a stretch of genomic DNA from Nitrospirota bacterium. It encodes these proteins:
- a CDS encoding DUF2384 domain-containing protein, coding for MMEIKETVRKRRRLSPGEKYRNITAPGRVKPRVVIKHFEALGLDLKTLALCLLVNPKTIQRWQDAIAEPNEAALRSLDKLEAMYQLAASLLKKDLWKTWFHSPNKTLGEERPVDLLRRGEVDQVRNVLGMLKWGIYS